Within Aliivibrio fischeri, the genomic segment ATTTTAGCAAGCAGCCGTCATTGGCTACGATATAAATTACCGAAACGTCTAGTTAGATGGGACTCTAAACCTGTTTGTATCGGACAAAAACAAAAATGGTTTTTGTTACGCTTAGAATGTGATGAATCCAAGGTTAATATGCAAAGAGATCGCTCGCCTGAATTTGATGGTTGGCGATGGGTAAGCTACTGGTACCCTGTAAGACAAGTGGTTTCATTTAAGCGTGATGTTTATCGTCGAGCACTAAAAGAGTTCGCGGTGATCGCTATGCCGTTTAAGGAACGAAAATTTAAAAGGAAA encodes:
- the rppH gene encoding RNA pyrophosphohydrolase codes for the protein MIDGDGFRPNVGIVICNSHGQVFWAKRYGQHSWQFPQGGIDDGETPEQAMYRELYEEVGLTKNDVRILASSRHWLRYKLPKRLVRWDSKPVCIGQKQKWFLLRLECDESKVNMQRDRSPEFDGWRWVSYWYPVRQVVSFKRDVYRRALKEFAVIAMPFKERKFKRKGKKG